From a single Calothrix sp. NIES-2098 genomic region:
- a CDS encoding methyltransferase FkbM family protein, translated as MSRKKMSFANELEFYYISSPEETEYIYSEIFTEQQYLRHGIVINEGDCIFDVGANIGLFSLFVNSIQKQVKIYAFEPIEQTFFILKENTRLYNLDNVQLFNYGISSEDNPEKIFVFYPNMAGNSTTKPGDIIADADDVKEEINSEPIEDLFASFFQEEQQVKCEVKTLSSVINELGIDSIDLLKIDVEGAEYEVLQGIADKDWPKIKQIVGEVHNKQGRLDKIQKLLISQGFKIELEKRAELPTTYVDTYNLYAVR; from the coding sequence ATATATATATTCAGAAATATTTACCGAGCAGCAATATCTCAGACATGGCATTGTCATCAATGAAGGAGATTGTATATTTGATGTTGGCGCAAATATTGGCTTATTTTCTTTGTTTGTTAACAGCATTCAAAAGCAAGTAAAAATTTATGCTTTTGAGCCGATCGAGCAAACATTTTTCATACTAAAAGAAAATACTCGTCTATATAATCTTGATAATGTTCAATTATTCAATTATGGGATCAGTTCAGAAGACAATCCTGAAAAGATATTTGTTTTTTATCCGAATATGGCTGGTAATTCCACCACAAAACCAGGAGACATCATAGCAGATGCAGATGATGTCAAGGAAGAAATAAATTCAGAGCCGATAGAAGACTTATTCGCTAGCTTTTTTCAAGAAGAACAACAAGTAAAATGTGAGGTAAAAACTTTATCTTCTGTCATCAATGAATTAGGCATTGATTCTATAGATTTATTAAAAATTGATGTTGAAGGTGCAGAATATGAAGTTCTCCAAGGTATAGCTGACAAGGACTGGCCTAAAATCAAGCAAATAGTTGGGGAAGTTCATAATAAACAAGGACGACTAGATAAAATTCAAAAATTGTTAATCTCTCAAGGATTTAAGATTGAGCTAGAAAAAAGAGCAGAGTTACCAACTACATACGTTGATACTTACAATTTGTATGCGGTGCGCTAA
- a CDS encoding sugar ABC transporter, periplasmic sugar-binding protein, producing the protein MLLKPHHQLGQMLWRSLFIILLCIFLLALGGCQTVKQADNQIVHLTLWHGINPPSNRDIFQKLVDKFNQTHSDIQIDSIYAGQLDQQIPKVLTAVIGNAQPDILFFNPQITGQFVELGAIYPLEDWLNKSPIKSEIIQNCFGEMSLNGHIWSVPLFAGNVGIFYRRDLFKAAGITELPKTWEELREVAKKLTVDLNGDKRPDRYGMLMPLGKGEWTVFTWFPFLLSSGGTLVENNHPNLVSPSAIAALQFWQNLIKDGSTKFSAPERGYEEDDFIAGRVAMQLTGPWTFIMQSKVDFDVLPIPANRQPATVLASGNLFVMKTTPKRQQASLKFLEYVLSEEFQTEWSIGSGFLPVNIKSAQSQAYQEFIQKKPAMKVFLEQMSVSGSRPIISGYSRVSESLGRAIEATMLGTPPETALKKFQAYLDLMRSGNSY; encoded by the coding sequence ATGCTATTAAAACCTCATCATCAACTTGGCCAAATGTTGTGGCGATCGCTATTTATTATTTTACTGTGTATATTTTTACTCGCACTCGGCGGTTGTCAAACTGTTAAGCAAGCAGACAATCAAATCGTGCATCTCACTCTTTGGCATGGGATAAATCCGCCTAGCAATCGGGATATATTTCAAAAACTAGTAGATAAATTTAATCAGACTCATTCTGATATTCAGATAGATTCTATTTACGCGGGTCAACTCGATCAACAAATCCCCAAAGTTTTAACAGCAGTTATTGGCAATGCTCAACCTGATATTTTGTTCTTCAATCCCCAAATTACAGGTCAATTTGTAGAATTGGGAGCAATTTATCCCTTGGAGGATTGGTTAAATAAATCGCCAATCAAGTCGGAAATTATTCAAAATTGCTTTGGCGAGATGTCTTTAAATGGACATATTTGGTCAGTTCCTTTATTTGCTGGTAATGTCGGCATTTTTTACAGACGCGATCTGTTTAAAGCGGCGGGGATTACCGAATTACCAAAAACTTGGGAAGAATTACGGGAAGTAGCTAAAAAACTAACAGTAGATTTGAATGGCGACAAAAGGCCAGATCGGTATGGAATGTTAATGCCCCTTGGTAAAGGAGAATGGACAGTTTTTACATGGTTTCCTTTTTTATTAAGTAGTGGGGGAACGCTGGTAGAAAATAATCATCCAAATCTAGTTAGCCCAAGTGCGATCGCTGCTTTACAATTTTGGCAAAACTTGATTAAAGATGGTTCTACTAAATTTTCTGCACCCGAACGGGGATATGAAGAAGATGATTTCATTGCTGGGCGGGTTGCTATGCAGTTAACAGGGCCTTGGACGTTCATTATGCAAAGTAAAGTTGATTTTGATGTACTTCCCATTCCCGCTAACCGCCAACCAGCAACAGTGCTTGCTAGTGGCAATTTATTTGTCATGAAAACTACACCCAAAAGACAACAAGCTTCGTTGAAATTTTTAGAATACGTTCTTAGTGAAGAATTCCAAACTGAATGGAGTATTGGCTCAGGTTTTTTACCAGTAAATATTAAATCTGCTCAAAGCCAAGCTTACCAAGAATTTATTCAGAAAAAGCCTGCTATGAAAGTTTTTCTTGAGCAAATGTCTGTATCAGGTTCTCGACCAATTATTTCTGGTTACAGTCGCGTTTCCGAAAGTCTTGGTAGAGCAATTGAAGCTACAATGCTAGGTACGCCTCCAGAAACAGCTCTCAAAAAATTCCAAGCATATCTAGATTTAATGCGGTCTGGAAATTCCTACTAA